From the Ferviditalea candida genome, one window contains:
- the fur gene encoding ferric iron uptake transcriptional regulator — protein sequence MEARIEKIKQLLQEQAYKLTPQREATVRVLLENEQDHLSAEDVFMLVKDKFPEIGLATVYRTLELLSELHVVEKMNFGDGVARYDLRDDNNHHHHHHLICVQCGAVDEIMEDWLIHLEEKLAREYNFKVLDHRLDFQGICNRCLEKKQAEMRQNCEDSTVQNNRS from the coding sequence ATGGAGGCGCGAATCGAAAAAATCAAACAGCTGCTGCAGGAGCAAGCCTATAAGCTTACGCCGCAGCGCGAAGCGACCGTCAGGGTTCTGCTGGAAAACGAGCAGGATCATTTAAGCGCTGAAGATGTGTTCATGCTGGTCAAGGACAAATTTCCCGAAATCGGACTGGCAACCGTCTATCGCACGCTGGAGTTGTTGAGCGAACTGCACGTCGTGGAGAAAATGAATTTCGGCGACGGTGTCGCCCGGTACGATTTGCGCGATGACAATAACCATCACCATCATCATCATTTGATCTGTGTCCAATGCGGCGCAGTCGACGAGATTATGGAGGACTGGTTGATTCACTTAGAGGAGAAGCTGGCAAGAGAATATAACTTTAAAGTGTTGGACCACCGTTTGGATTTTCAGGGAATATGCAATCGCTGCCTAGAAAAGAAACAAGCCGAGATGAGGCAAAATTGCGAAGACTCAACCGTTCAAAATAACCGTTCGTGA
- the ald gene encoding alanine dehydrogenase: MIVGVPKEIKNNEYRVALTPAGAQMLRSAGHQIVIEQGAGEGSGFTDEEYAAEGAKILPGAAEVWGEADLVMKVKEPQPAEYEYFRENQILFTYLHLAAAGELAAVMADKKLTGIAYETIQLPNGSLPLLTPMSEVAGRMAVQVGAQFLETFHGGRGVLLGGVPGVPPAEVMIVGGGVVGTNAAKMALGLGAHVVILERSLDRMRYLDDIFNGRISTMMSNPHNLLNAAQRADLLIGAVLIPGARAPRLVTEEMVKQMKKGAVIVDVAVDQGGSIETIDRSTTHSDPTYVKHGVIHYAVANIPGAVPRTSTFALTNATMPYVMELANKGFDRAVKENMALRMGVNTYRGQLTHPAVAESVQLPYTPLDHMLFYHA; the protein is encoded by the coding sequence ATGATTGTTGGAGTTCCGAAGGAAATCAAAAACAATGAATACAGAGTGGCGCTGACTCCTGCGGGAGCACAGATGCTTAGATCCGCCGGGCATCAAATTGTGATCGAACAAGGAGCCGGCGAGGGCAGCGGGTTTACCGATGAAGAGTATGCGGCCGAAGGGGCCAAAATATTGCCGGGTGCCGCGGAGGTTTGGGGGGAAGCGGATTTGGTCATGAAGGTCAAGGAGCCTCAGCCTGCGGAATACGAATATTTCCGGGAAAATCAGATCCTGTTCACCTATCTGCATCTGGCCGCCGCGGGAGAACTGGCGGCCGTTATGGCAGACAAAAAATTGACGGGTATTGCTTATGAAACCATTCAGCTTCCGAACGGCTCGCTGCCCCTGCTCACGCCAATGAGCGAAGTGGCGGGCAGGATGGCGGTGCAGGTCGGCGCGCAGTTTCTCGAAACGTTTCACGGAGGCAGGGGCGTGCTGCTCGGGGGCGTTCCGGGCGTTCCGCCCGCGGAAGTGATGATTGTCGGCGGAGGCGTCGTCGGCACCAATGCCGCCAAGATGGCTTTGGGGCTGGGTGCCCACGTGGTGATCCTCGAACGGAGTCTGGACCGGATGAGATATCTTGATGATATCTTCAACGGAAGGATCAGCACCATGATGTCGAATCCGCACAATCTTTTAAATGCGGCGCAGCGTGCCGATTTGCTGATCGGCGCCGTGCTGATTCCTGGTGCGCGGGCACCTAGATTGGTGACGGAGGAAATGGTCAAGCAGATGAAAAAAGGCGCGGTTATCGTCGATGTGGCCGTGGACCAAGGGGGCTCGATCGAGACAATCGACCGGTCGACCACACACAGCGATCCGACGTATGTCAAACACGGCGTCATTCATTATGCGGTAGCGAACATCCCGGGAGCGGTTCCCCGCACCTCCACGTTCGCCCTGACCAATGCCACCATGCCTTATGTGATGGAGTTGGCCAACAAGGGCTTCGATCGGGCAGTCAAAGAAAATATGGCCCTGAGAATGGGGGTCAACACGTATCGGGGGCAGCTGACTCATCCCGCGGTTGCGGAGTCCGTTCAATTGCCTTACACGCCTTTGGATCATATGCTTTTTTATCATGCGTAG
- a CDS encoding DUF4227 family protein has translation MIFSLQKWLKRAKFILLFLVMTVMLHHFSVWISAWMDPVYRYKTPSNRAVKAFKDGSGWDGSSLADRLIFYYWYGE, from the coding sequence ATGATTTTTTCCCTGCAAAAATGGTTGAAACGAGCCAAATTCATCCTGCTTTTTTTGGTCATGACGGTTATGCTGCACCATTTTTCTGTATGGATTTCCGCTTGGATGGATCCGGTTTACCGTTATAAAACCCCTTCCAACCGGGCAGTCAAGGCTTTCAAGGACGGCAGCGGATGGGATGGCTCTTCCTTGGCCGACAGGCTCATTTTTTATTATTGGTATGGAGAATAA